The nucleotide window TTCAGGCTTCCGGGATCGCGCTTTGCGCGGGGTCATTGCCGATCGATGCGCTTGCCGCCGGGCCGGGTACCCCTTTGCCGGTTCCGCCGCTGGTGGAGTCTCGTCGTGGACAGCCTATTTTTCTGACGTTGCAGCGCAGCCACTGGTCTTTTACCGGCGAGGGCAATAAAGCGCAGGTCTGGGGCATCAACGGCCTCTATTTAGGGCCTACGGTGCGGGTCTGGAGCGGCGATGACGTTAAGCTGATTTACAGCAACCGGTTGAATGAGTCCGTGGCGATGACCATCAGCGGACTTCAGGTTCCGGGTGCGCTCTCCGGTGGCGCGCCAAGAATGATGTCGCCAGGGGTGGACTGGGCGCCCGTATTGCCCATTCGTCAGGCGGCGGCAACCTGCTGGTATCACGCCAACACGCCAAATCGCATGGGGCCGCATGTCTATAATGGTCTGGCGGGGATGTGGATGGTGGAAGATGAGATCAGCAAGGCGCTGCCCGTGCCTAACCATTACGGCGTGGATGACTTCCCGCTGATTATTCAGGACAAACGTCTCGATAACTTTGGCGCGCCGCAGTATGACCCGCCCGGCAGCGGCGGTTTTGTAGGGGATACGCTGTTGGTAAACGGTGTGCAGAACCCGTTTGTTGAAGTTTCCCGTGGCTGGGTGCGTCTGCGTTTGCTTAACGCCTCCAACTCGCGCCGTTATCAGCTGCAAATGAGCGACAACCGTCCCTTTAACGTTATCGCCAGCGATCAGGGCTTCTTACCCGCTCCGGTGGCGGTTAATCAGCTCTCGCTGGCACCGGGCGAACGCCGGGAAATTCTGGTGGATATGAGCCAGGGCGATGAAGTCTCTATCACCGCAGGGATGGCGGCAGGGATTGTCGATCGTCTGCGCGGTCTGTTTGAGCCTTCCAGCATTCTCACCTCTACCCTGATCCTGACGCTTCGTCCTACCGGGCTGCTGCCGCTGGTGACCGATAACCTGCCGATGCGTTTGCTGGCGGATCAGGTCATTGACGGCAGCATCAGCCGTACGCGTGAATTTACCCTGGGCGACTCGCTGCCGGGCATCAACGGCGCGCTGTGGGATATGGAGCGCATCGACATGCAGGCGCAGCAGGGCACTTATGAACGCTGGATAATTCATGCGGATCTGCCGCAGTCATTCCATATTCAGGGGGTGATGTTCCTGATCAAGAACGTTAACGGCGCACAGCC belongs to Erwinia pyri and includes:
- the ftsP gene encoding cell division protein FtsP: MSFTRRQFLQASGIALCAGSLPIDALAAGPGTPLPVPPLVESRRGQPIFLTLQRSHWSFTGEGNKAQVWGINGLYLGPTVRVWSGDDVKLIYSNRLNESVAMTISGLQVPGALSGGAPRMMSPGVDWAPVLPIRQAAATCWYHANTPNRMGPHVYNGLAGMWMVEDEISKALPVPNHYGVDDFPLIIQDKRLDNFGAPQYDPPGSGGFVGDTLLVNGVQNPFVEVSRGWVRLRLLNASNSRRYQLQMSDNRPFNVIASDQGFLPAPVAVNQLSLAPGERREILVDMSQGDEVSITAGMAAGIVDRLRGLFEPSSILTSTLILTLRPTGLLPLVTDNLPMRLLADQVIDGSISRTREFTLGDSLPGINGALWDMERIDMQAQQGTYERWIIHADLPQSFHIQGVMFLIKNVNGAQPMAEDRGWKDTVWVDGTVELFVSFTQSSADHFPFIYYSQTLEMADRGSAGQLLVQPAV